The Mytilus galloprovincialis chromosome 2, xbMytGall1.hap1.1, whole genome shotgun sequence genome has a window encoding:
- the LOC143062909 gene encoding uncharacterized protein LOC143062909 translates to MASVSRSWSLCEKHESEEVRFYCNDCKSLICDDCIVGVHKTHKFMKSKEYGSSRRDQILKYPSVAGNTTIPKIQKIITEASEGKSKYSDTIMDETESIISKRKLIDTTLDVLQKELVDNLNKTDKETRQLYDIFIKNQEFKVERIQKLVEEIKSKGSDIPDTDIAKYDVALENLIKLDPHKDTMPSPKPPQYTFAEENVKKEKLQKLIGYIEHVESSQYEELPHDLPPLRHPEKPKPKIPEDYRGYLKPKTLPVHVADSYDEVKLKQEFKVLRSFETKNKISYIVPKEQGLEAWVILGDSVTEVDCTEQNTEIIPTPVKTLDQKPILPCTNKNNELLIGFQNKSSIKQLQVTQKSKRKSYTFNTGINISPGKSVLACFCTSATTDEEQIACFQDKTSTVSYILRWYLKGKQKKQEIYLTSDIELENPIQMCQNPDGEIFILCRPEGKQSWIIILNKSYEKKLKYPSKTSAKDIDFVGFGLIKNHVTISDRGNSEQLLIDLNGLVIQRDKHDVPPICCVVDRSSNVWVGFEDGRVKVINYQTENEYAVAHSATKF, encoded by the coding sequence ATGGCGTCAGTATCAAGATCTTGGTCGCTTTGCGAAAAACATGAGTCAGAGGAAGTAAGATTCTATTGTAATGACTGCAAGAGTTTGATCTGTGATGATTGTATAGTTGGCGTTCATAAAACTCACAAATTTATGAAATCTAAAGAATATGGTAGTTCACGACGcgatcaaattttaaaatatccaTCGGTTGCAGGTAACACAACGATTccaaaaattcagaaaataataaCCGAGGCTTCAGAAGGTAAAAGCAAATACAGTGATACCATAATGGACGAAACTGAATCTATCATATCAAAACGGAAGTTGATTGATACGACACTGGACGTTTTACAAAAAGAACTAGTTGATAACCTAAACAAGACCGACAAAGAGACAAGGCAGCTATATGATATTTTTATCAAGAACCAAGAATTTAAAGTAGAAAGAATTCAAAAACTCGTTGAAGAAATCAAATCAAAAGGAAGTGACATACCAGACACAGATATTGCTAAATATGACGTAGCACTTGAAAATCTCATCAAACTTGATCCCCATAAAGACACAATGCCAAGCCCCAAACCTCCTCAATACACATTTGCCGAAGAAAATGTCAAGAAGGAAAAACTTCAGAAACTTATCGGCTACATCGAACATGTGGAAAGTAGTCAATATGAGGAACTTCCACATGATTTACCACCTTTAAGACATCCTGAAAAACCAAAGCCAAAAATACCTGAAGATTACAGGGGATATTTAAAGCCAAAAACTTTGCCTGTACATGTAGCAGATTCATACGATGAAGTGAAACTAAAACAAGAGTTCAAAGTGCTAAGATCATttgaaacgaaaaacaaaatatcgTATATTGTTCCTAAAGAACAGGGACTTGAAGCTTGGGTGATTTTGGGAGACAGTGTCACAGAGGTTGATTGCACTGAACAAAATACAGAGATTATTCCAACACCAGTAAAAACCTTAGACCAAAAACCAATATTACCGTgtacaaacaaaaacaacgaGTTATTGATTGGGTTTCAGAACAAATCATCTATAAAACAGCTACAGGTCACTCAGAAGTCAAAACGAAAATCTTACACCTTTAATACTGGAATCAACATTAGTCCTGGCAAAAGTGTACTTGCTTGCTTTTGTACGTCAGCAACAACTGACGAAGAACAAATCGCATGCTTCCAAGACAAAACTTCTACCGTAAGTTATATACTTCGCTGGTATTTGAAGGGAAAGCAAAAGAAACAAGAAATATATCTTACGTCTGACATTGAATTGGAAAATCCCATACAAATGTGTCAGAACCCTGATGGCGAAATTTTCATATTATGTCGACCTGAAGGAAAACAATCATGGATAATAATTCTCAATAAAAGCTATGAAAAGAAACTTAAATATCCATCAAAGACATCAGCTAAAGACATTGACTTTGTTGGATTTGgattaataaaaaatcatgtgACTATTTCAGATCGAGGTAACTCTGAACAACTTTTGATAGATCTTAATGGACTGGTCATCCAAAGAGACAAGCACGATGTACCACCAATATGCTGTGTAGTAGATCGGTCATCAAATGTTTGGGTGGGCTTTGAAGATGGGAGAGTTAAAGTGATCAACTATCAGACAGAAAACGAGTATGCTGTGGCACATAGTGCTACGAAATTCTGA